In a genomic window of Halomonas denitrificans:
- a CDS encoding NAD-glutamate dehydrogenase — protein sequence MSESGRSRRKQGAANSQKHDKHDKSSTRREVQRVLDALEAQPGKVDPAFARAFLRNLPAIEPEELPPEVLARIVAGFSEFVRERRIGDVKLRIFNPTEDEHGWTCSHSVVEIVNDDMPFLVDSVVLALSRFDLSVHLIIHPVVALQRDPAGHLMALAGDTDSNAHAESLMHLQIDRQTAPDALARIERRIRSTLADVRRAVKDWKAMLGKAEEIAGELADSRSGLDDEELEEAREFFRWLADDHFTFLGYREYEITESDDRRLLEVVEGSGLGLMREDHRASPSRELSRDSDSGRKHVSHPIIITKTNGRSTVHRDGYMDYISVLRFDEDGGVAGEKRIIGLFTSGAYIRRCQDTPLVRRKVLDVLRMSGLRPGSHAGKALLHILETLPRDELFQATAEELLKLSTGILDLQERTQTRLFIRRERFGRFYSCMVFIPRDRFNTENRQKVQNILKRALKGERLDFSVQVGESKLARMHVIVRSKGEPPAVIDTAEIESKIKLAIRSWTDELGEILVRNCGEEQGLELLRRFGQAFPLSYQGDVAPHVASFDVMAAARLRHISDLQMSLYKPRRRLKGILRFKLFKYDQPIPLSDVLPMLENLGMRIVSERPYELKMADGNVIWIQDFDMRPPGGTDLNLDLVRDHFQDAFEQTWRGRNENDGFNRLVLLAKLSWRQASVLRACGKFLLQTGSPFSQTYMEQTLAAWPLVSRLLVEYFEARFDPSRTEETAKQRAAGRKQLESHCKELAESIDDPVLDEFLDDVYVARETGDREDDAQTVRVAILRTMDSISSADQDRILRSFADVFRAMLRTNAFQLDARGQPHDYMSFKFDSARLPDLPRPRPFREVWVYSPRVEGVHLRGGMVARGGLRWSDRREDFRTEVLGLLKAQTVKNTMIVPVGAKGGFFPKRLPETDDRDEIMAEVVYCYRSFINGLLDLTDNLDGDRIVPPEGVVRHDGDDPYLVVAADKGTATFSDIANAISAEHDFWLGDAFASGGSNGYDHKGMGITAKGAWESVKRHFRELGLDTQSEPFDVVGIGDMSGDVFGNGMLLSRHIRLKAAFNHMHIFLDPDPDPETSFEERKRMFELPRSSWSDYDSKLISRGGGVFSRQSKTIPISPEVREWLGIEDEELAPHALIKKLLTADYDLLWNGGIGTYVKAQSQSNADVGDLANNPVRVDGRELRCRVVGEGGNLGLTQRGRIEFALNGGRVNTDFIDNSAGVDCSDHEVNIKILLNQAVTAGRMTLDERNALLREMTDEVEQLVLRSNYLQTQALSMMESMTSTRLGAEAHFITMLEHQGVIDRDLEDLPDEEELRERVARGQGLTRPELAVLFSFSKITLYQDLVDSEVPEDPYLSRELEDYFPRPLREAHADLMTEHRLKREIIATRVTNNLINRMGAYFAMRIKEDTGASSATVAKAFTVAREIFDARAVWRKLETLDNAVDAEAQNRVYLELWNLLRQSTRRLITLPGGFAIDISSKVNRFAPGMKDFRNALADILTEEELDAMRTRVAEYETEGFDADFAQRCAALGWMYSSLDIVDEARNLDLEVRQVGRIYFRLFDELCLRWLRDSVEDLSVEKQWHAHARGNLRDQLFGYHRVLTRRILTEHRDAEDPIKAWFAQHADSVERTRVMLDEMRATSGQDYATMQVAIHGLGQLLSATG from the coding sequence ATGTCAGAGTCAGGGCGCTCGCGCCGCAAGCAGGGCGCAGCCAACAGCCAGAAGCACGACAAGCATGACAAGAGCAGCACCCGCCGGGAGGTCCAGCGCGTCCTCGATGCGCTCGAGGCGCAGCCGGGAAAGGTCGATCCGGCCTTTGCCCGCGCGTTCCTCCGCAACCTGCCGGCGATCGAGCCGGAAGAGTTGCCGCCGGAGGTCCTGGCGCGGATCGTCGCAGGCTTCAGCGAATTCGTCCGGGAACGTCGCATCGGCGACGTCAAGCTGCGCATCTTCAACCCGACCGAAGACGAGCACGGCTGGACCTGCAGCCACAGCGTCGTCGAGATCGTCAACGACGACATGCCGTTCCTGGTGGATTCGGTGGTTCTCGCGCTGTCGCGGTTCGACCTGTCCGTTCACCTGATCATCCATCCGGTGGTCGCGCTCCAGCGCGATCCCGCCGGTCACCTGATGGCGCTTGCCGGCGACACCGATTCGAACGCGCACGCGGAATCGCTGATGCACCTTCAGATCGACCGGCAGACCGCGCCCGACGCGCTGGCGCGCATCGAACGGCGGATCCGGTCGACGCTGGCCGACGTCCGCCGCGCGGTCAAGGACTGGAAGGCAATGCTGGGCAAGGCCGAGGAGATCGCCGGCGAGCTCGCCGACAGCCGATCGGGGCTGGACGACGAAGAGCTGGAAGAGGCGCGCGAGTTCTTCCGCTGGCTGGCCGACGATCACTTCACCTTCCTTGGATACCGCGAGTACGAGATCACCGAGTCCGACGATCGCCGGTTGCTCGAGGTGGTCGAAGGCAGCGGACTGGGCTTGATGCGCGAGGACCATCGCGCCTCGCCCAGCCGGGAGCTGTCGCGCGACTCGGATTCGGGCCGCAAGCACGTCAGCCACCCGATCATCATCACCAAGACCAACGGTCGCTCGACGGTCCACCGCGACGGCTACATGGACTACATCTCCGTGCTGCGCTTCGATGAAGACGGCGGCGTGGCAGGGGAGAAGCGGATCATCGGGCTGTTCACGTCCGGGGCCTACATCCGCCGTTGCCAGGACACGCCCCTGGTCCGCCGCAAGGTCCTCGACGTGCTGCGCATGTCCGGGCTGCGGCCGGGCAGCCACGCCGGCAAGGCGCTGTTGCACATCCTCGAGACCCTGCCCCGGGACGAGCTGTTCCAGGCCACCGCCGAGGAGCTGCTGAAGCTCAGCACCGGCATCCTCGACCTGCAGGAACGGACCCAGACCCGCCTGTTCATCCGGCGCGAGCGCTTCGGACGCTTCTATTCCTGCATGGTGTTCATCCCGCGCGACCGGTTCAACACGGAGAACCGGCAGAAGGTGCAGAACATCCTCAAACGCGCGCTGAAGGGCGAGCGGCTCGATTTCTCGGTCCAGGTCGGCGAATCCAAGCTGGCCCGGATGCATGTCATCGTCCGCTCCAAGGGCGAACCGCCGGCGGTGATCGATACGGCCGAGATCGAGTCGAAGATCAAGCTGGCGATCCGCTCCTGGACCGACGAACTCGGTGAAATCCTGGTACGAAACTGCGGCGAAGAGCAGGGCCTCGAACTGCTGCGTCGCTTCGGCCAGGCGTTCCCGCTCAGCTACCAGGGCGACGTGGCGCCCCACGTGGCCAGCTTCGACGTGATGGCCGCAGCGCGCCTTCGCCACATCAGCGACCTGCAGATGAGCCTGTACAAGCCGCGCCGCCGGCTCAAGGGCATCCTGCGGTTCAAGCTGTTCAAGTACGACCAGCCGATCCCGCTGTCGGACGTGTTGCCGATGCTCGAGAACCTCGGCATGCGCATCGTTTCCGAACGGCCGTACGAGCTGAAGATGGCCGACGGCAACGTGATCTGGATCCAGGACTTCGACATGCGTCCCCCGGGCGGGACCGATCTCAATCTCGACCTGGTCCGCGATCACTTCCAGGACGCCTTCGAGCAGACCTGGCGCGGCCGCAACGAGAACGACGGCTTCAATCGCCTGGTCCTCCTGGCCAAGCTCAGCTGGCGCCAGGCCAGCGTGCTCCGGGCCTGCGGCAAGTTCCTGCTGCAGACCGGTTCGCCGTTCTCGCAGACGTACATGGAGCAGACCCTGGCCGCCTGGCCGCTGGTCTCGCGCCTGCTGGTCGAATACTTCGAGGCGCGCTTCGATCCGAGTCGCACCGAGGAGACCGCCAAGCAGCGGGCCGCAGGTCGCAAGCAGCTGGAAAGCCACTGCAAGGAACTGGCCGAGTCGATCGACGACCCGGTCCTCGACGAGTTTCTCGACGACGTGTACGTTGCGCGCGAGACGGGCGATCGCGAAGACGACGCGCAGACCGTCCGCGTTGCCATCCTGCGAACGATGGACTCGATCTCCAGCGCCGACCAGGACCGCATCCTGCGCAGCTTCGCCGACGTGTTCCGGGCCATGCTCCGGACCAACGCGTTCCAGCTCGACGCCCGCGGCCAGCCCCACGACTACATGAGCTTCAAGTTCGATTCGGCGCGGCTGCCGGACCTGCCGCGGCCGCGGCCGTTCCGCGAGGTGTGGGTCTATTCGCCTCGGGTCGAGGGCGTGCACCTGCGCGGCGGCATGGTGGCGCGCGGCGGGCTGCGCTGGTCGGACCGGCGCGAGGACTTCCGGACCGAGGTCCTCGGCCTGCTCAAGGCGCAGACCGTCAAGAACACCATGATCGTGCCGGTCGGCGCCAAGGGCGGATTCTTCCCGAAGCGGCTGCCCGAAACCGACGACCGCGACGAGATCATGGCCGAAGTCGTCTACTGCTACCGTTCGTTCATCAACGGGCTGCTCGATCTCACCGACAACCTCGACGGCGACCGGATCGTGCCGCCCGAAGGCGTGGTGCGCCACGACGGCGACGACCCGTACCTGGTGGTGGCCGCCGACAAGGGCACGGCCACGTTCTCCGACATCGCCAACGCGATTTCCGCCGAGCACGATTTCTGGCTCGGCGATGCGTTCGCCTCGGGCGGGTCGAACGGCTACGACCACAAGGGCATGGGCATCACCGCCAAGGGCGCCTGGGAGTCGGTCAAACGGCATTTCCGCGAACTGGGCCTCGACACCCAGAGCGAACCCTTCGACGTGGTCGGGATCGGCGACATGTCCGGTGACGTGTTCGGCAACGGCATGCTGCTCTCGCGACACATCCGCCTGAAGGCCGCCTTCAACCACATGCACATCTTCCTCGACCCCGATCCGGACCCCGAGACGTCCTTCGAGGAGCGCAAGCGCATGTTCGAGCTGCCGCGGTCGAGCTGGAGCGACTACGACAGCAAGCTGATCTCCAGGGGCGGCGGCGTGTTCTCGCGCCAGTCCAAGACCATTCCGATCTCGCCCGAGGTCCGCGAGTGGCTCGGCATCGAGGACGAGGAGCTGGCGCCGCATGCGCTGATCAAGAAGCTGCTGACCGCCGATTACGACCTGCTGTGGAACGGCGGCATCGGCACCTACGTCAAGGCCCAGTCGCAGTCGAACGCCGATGTCGGCGATCTCGCCAACAACCCGGTCCGGGTCGACGGTCGCGAACTGCGCTGCCGGGTGGTCGGCGAGGGCGGCAACCTGGGCCTGACCCAGCGCGGACGGATCGAGTTCGCGCTAAACGGCGGAAGGGTCAACACCGACTTCATCGACAATTCGGCCGGCGTCGACTGCTCCGACCACGAAGTCAACATCAAGATCCTGCTCAACCAGGCGGTGACCGCCGGCCGGATGACGCTGGACGAACGCAACGCCCTGCTGCGCGAGATGACCGACGAGGTCGAGCAGCTGGTGCTGCGCTCCAACTACCTGCAGACCCAGGCGCTGAGCATGATGGAGTCGATGACTTCGACCCGTCTCGGCGCCGAAGCGCATTTCATCACCATGCTCGAACACCAGGGCGTGATCGACCGCGACCTCGAGGACCTGCCGGACGAGGAAGAGCTGCGCGAGCGGGTCGCCCGCGGCCAGGGGCTGACCCGGCCGGAGCTGGCGGTGCTGTTCTCCTTCAGCAAGATCACGCTGTACCAGGACCTGGTCGACTCGGAGGTGCCCGAGGATCCCTACCTGTCGCGCGAGCTGGAGGACTACTTCCCCCGGCCGCTGCGCGAAGCGCACGCCGACCTGATGACCGAGCACCGCCTGAAGCGCGAAATCATCGCGACCCGGGTAACCAACAACCTCATCAACCGGATGGGCGCGTACTTCGCGATGCGGATCAAGGAGGACACCGGTGCGTCGTCGGCCACGGTGGCCAAGGCGTTCACGGTCGCGCGCGAGATCTTCGACGCGCGCGCCGTCTGGCGCAAGCTGGAAACGCTGGACAATGCGGTCGATGCGGAGGCCCAGAACCGGGTCTACCTCGAGCTCTGGAACCTGCTCCGCCAGTCGACTCGCCGCCTGATCACGCTTCCGGGCGGCTTCGCGATCGATATCTCGAGCAAGGTCAACCGCTTCGCGCCCGGCATGAAGGACTTCCGCAACGCGCTGGCCGACATCCTGACCGAGGAAGAGCTCGACGCCATGCGCACGCGCGTGGCCGAGTACGAGACCGAGGGCTTCGATGCCGACTTCGCGCAGCGCTGCGCGGCGCTGGGCTGGATGTACTCGTCGCTGGATATCGTCGACGAGGCACGCAACCTCGATCTCGAAGTCAGGCAGGTCGGCCGGATCTACTTCCGCCTGTTCGACGAGCTGTGCCTGCGCTGGCTGCGCGACAGCGTCGAGGACCTGTCGGTCGAAAAGCAGTGGCACGCGCACGCCCGCGGCAACCTGCGCGATCAGCTGTTCGGTTATCACCGCGTCCTGACCCGTCGCATCCTGACCGAACATCGCGACGCCGAAGACCCGATCAAGGCCTGGTTCGCCCAGCATGCCGACAGCGTCGAGCGAACCCGCGTGATGCTCGACGAGATGCGTGCCACCTCGGGCCAGGACTACGCCACGATGCAGGTCGCCATCCACGGCCTCGGCCAGCTGCTCAGCGCCACCGGCTGA
- a CDS encoding NAD kinase codes for MFDDGPLRIAFLSSARPAAREAAERMIERHGNVPVAEADVLVALGGDGFMLHTLHENSDHRIPVFGLHFGEVGFLMNRFSEEDLEARIRDAASFTLKPLRMHVTTQDGRTRSGLAINEVALLRQTSQAAHVRIRVNGTVRVDRLVADGVLVATAAGSTAYNLSAHGPILPLGTEAVVLTPISPFRPRRWRGAVLPAAATVEFEILNAERRPVSATADYDEVRDVARVEVTEDKHAEHVLLFDPEHSLDERILNEQFL; via the coding sequence ATGTTCGACGACGGCCCGCTGCGGATCGCCTTCCTGAGCAGTGCTCGCCCGGCCGCTCGCGAGGCGGCCGAGCGGATGATCGAGCGCCACGGCAACGTGCCGGTGGCCGAGGCCGACGTGCTCGTCGCGCTCGGCGGCGACGGGTTCATGCTGCACACGCTGCACGAGAACAGCGATCACCGGATTCCGGTCTTCGGCCTGCATTTCGGCGAGGTGGGCTTCCTGATGAACCGCTTCAGCGAAGAGGACCTCGAGGCGCGGATCCGGGACGCGGCCAGCTTCACCCTCAAGCCGCTCCGGATGCACGTGACCACGCAGGACGGCCGGACCCGCAGCGGGCTCGCGATCAACGAGGTCGCGCTGCTTCGCCAGACCAGCCAGGCCGCCCACGTGCGGATCCGGGTCAACGGCACGGTACGGGTCGATCGCCTGGTCGCCGACGGCGTGCTGGTGGCCACGGCGGCCGGCTCGACCGCCTACAACCTGTCCGCGCACGGACCGATCCTGCCGCTGGGCACCGAGGCCGTCGTCCTGACCCCGATCAGTCCGTTCCGGCCCCGCCGCTGGCGCGGCGCGGTGCTGCCGGCGGCGGCCACGGTGGAGTTCGAGATCCTGAATGCCGAGCGCCGGCCGGTCAGCGCCACCGCCGACTACGACGAAGTGCGCGATGTCGCGCGGGTCGAAGTCACCGAGGACAAGCACGCGGAGCACGTGCTGCTGTTCGATCCGGAGCATTCGCTGGACGAGCGGATACTCAACGAACAGTTCTTGTAG